Below is a window of Tolypothrix bouteillei VB521301 DNA.
TAACCATTGATGGATGGTACCCCCTTTCAGAACTGACTGTAGGAACTAGAATTGCTGTTCCTCGCAAAATTAATATATTTGGGACAAAGAAAGTTCGTGAATGTGAAGTTAAATTGTTAGCTTACTTTATAGGAAATAGTTGCTTAACAGGCCATACATTGGAATTTACGCATCCCAATCCTCTCATTCAACAAGACTTTATCCATGCAGTTACTAGCTTTTCTACTCAATTAAAAATTTGCGAAGAAAATTGTTTCGAAGCTTTATCACAATCGCATACAGCAAGAACTCAAGAACAAAAAAATTCTCTTGCTAAATGGTTGAAAAAGTTAGGATTGTGGAGCAAAGAAGCTAACACAAAGACAATTCCCGCTTTTGTGTTTCAACTAGAGCGATCGCAAATTGCTTTATTCCTCAACCGTCTCTTTGCAACAGATGGATGGGCAACTGTTTTGGCAAACGGTCAACCACAAGTAGGTTATTGCACTGTTAGCAAAAAACTAGCAAGACAAATACAACACCTACTCTTAAGATTTGGTGTTATTGCAACTTTTAAGCAGGAAAATATCAAATGTAAAGATACTAGTAAATTAGCTTGGCGATTGGATATTACTGATGACAATTCAATCAAAAATTTTATTTCAGATATTGGGATCTTTAGTAAAGAAACAAATTTAGCACAAGTACAAGCTGCTTTAATAACGAAGCAATATCAAACAGATTGTAGCCTTGTTCCAGTTGCAATAGACAAGGAAATAGCAGCAACTCAAGGTAAAAACACTTGGTTAGATTTAATTCAAAGTGTAGAAATTAAAGGATATACAAATATTCAGTTTGGGAAATTTACACCATCAAGCGATCGGCTTTTTACTTTAGCAACCGCATTAAAAGATTTGTCATTACAGCATTTAACAACAGGAGATGTTTATTGGGATACAATCGTTTCTATAGAACTTATAGGTTATAAACAAGTTTACGATTTAACAATTCCCGATACCCACAATTTTGTAGCCAATGATATTTGTGTTCACAATACTGCGTTCTGTCTAAACTTGGCTCACAACGTTGCAGCTTCATATAAATTACCAGTTGCAGTCTTTAGTTTAGAAATGTCGAAAGAGCAACTCGTGCAAAGGTTACTAGCCAGCGAAGCAGGAATTGAAAGTGGTTACTTGCGAAGCGGACGAATTAGCCAGACACAATGGGAACCTTTAAGCCGTGCTATTAGTACGCTCACGGAGATGCCAATTTATATTGACGATACTCCCAATATTACAGTTACAGAGATGCGGAGTCAGGCACGGCGCTTGCAAGCAG
It encodes the following:
- the dnaB gene encoding replicative DNA helicase; translated protein: MSEELNFQGNGMDRLPPQNIEAEEAILGGILLDPEAISRVRDRLVPEAFYISAHKDIYQATLRLHNQGKPTDLLAAINWLNDHDMLTRVGGRNKLTTLVDRTVSAVNIDALAELVMEKFLRRQLIKAGNDIVQLGFQTDTELPVVLDQAEQKVFNVTQERPQVGLVHIEDTLINAFQDIETRNQGIALPGIPCGFYDLDALTSGFQRSDLIIVAGRPSMGKCVAYDTEIVLADGSISTIEEIYRHSQAELLTLTDDWKLQITQPSAFIDDGIKPIFRVTTQLGRFVETTMTHPYLTIDGWYPLSELTVGTRIAVPRKINIFGTKKVRECEVKLLAYFIGNSCLTGHTLEFTHPNPLIQQDFIHAVTSFSTQLKICEENCFEALSQSHTARTQEQKNSLAKWLKKLGLWSKEANTKTIPAFVFQLERSQIALFLNRLFATDGWATVLANGQPQVGYCTVSKKLARQIQHLLLRFGVIATFKQENIKCKDTSKLAWRLDITDDNSIKNFISDIGIFSKETNLAQVQAALITKQYQTDCSLVPVAIDKEIAATQGKNTWLDLIQSVEIKGYTNIQFGKFTPSSDRLFTLATALKDLSLQHLTTGDVYWDTIVSIELIGYKQVYDLTIPDTHNFVANDICVHNTAFCLNLAHNVAASYKLPVAVFSLEMSKEQLVQRLLASEAGIESGYLRSGRISQTQWEPLSRAISTLTEMPIYIDDTPNITVTEMRSQARRLQAEIGSELGLIVIDYLQLMEGAGDNRVQELSRITRSIKGLARELSVPIIALSQLSRGVESRTNKRPMLSDLRESGSIEQDADLVIMLYRDEYYNSDSPERGIAEVIIAKHRNGPTGTVKLLFDPQFTKFKNLAKPGGY